The Gemmatimonadota bacterium genome includes a region encoding these proteins:
- the rpsA gene encoding 30S ribosomal protein S1 — protein MEHRPEDESPETPVTEKTPLTDPTPTPDAPAAEPAAEKAEDPVEVPDAPAGEPAAEKAEDPVEAPDAPAGEPAAEKAEADGEDFAKMLKESEEKNWVEPRKGLRVQGKIVRIGEDAAFVDFGGKAEGSLDLKEIAGEEGNPAKKVGDQVTAVISEVDGGVRLALRAGKRQGSIRAMLEAAESKLPVEGKVVGTNKGGLVVSTKGLRAFCPFSQIDRHFVEDAKAYLGKKFSFRVISADRKGRNVILSRRVILDEEARGNATRVRETLEVGSVLTGVVSRIRPFGAFVDLGGLDGLVHVSEISFGRVANPNDALKVGQEVQVKVVKLEDLGGEKERVSLSIRQLLEDPWKTMTETMTPGQWIEGKVVRLADFGAFVEVAPGVDGLVHVSELADHRVENPSEVLTVGQDVKTRVVRVDSEARRISLSLLEESASPERQSGGRPEGGRGSRGRQSGRDRGDRNDRGGSSRGATRASSGDAGGMTSMGEAFERLRERTTEE, from the coding sequence ATGGAACACCGACCCGAAGACGAGTCGCCGGAGACCCCGGTGACGGAGAAAACCCCGCTGACCGATCCGACCCCCACCCCTGACGCCCCTGCCGCGGAGCCTGCTGCCGAGAAGGCGGAGGATCCGGTGGAAGTGCCCGACGCCCCTGCCGGGGAGCCAGCCGCCGAGAAGGCGGAGGATCCGGTGGAAGCGCCCGACGCCCCTGCCGGGGAACCTGCCGCCGAGAAGGCGGAGGCAGACGGGGAGGACTTCGCCAAAATGCTCAAGGAGTCCGAGGAGAAGAACTGGGTCGAGCCGCGCAAGGGGCTTCGCGTTCAGGGGAAGATCGTGCGGATCGGTGAGGATGCCGCATTCGTGGACTTCGGGGGGAAGGCAGAGGGAAGCCTGGACCTGAAGGAGATTGCTGGCGAGGAAGGGAATCCCGCGAAGAAGGTCGGAGATCAGGTCACGGCGGTGATTTCTGAGGTCGATGGGGGCGTTCGTCTGGCGCTCAGAGCAGGAAAGCGTCAGGGGAGCATTCGGGCCATGCTGGAGGCTGCGGAATCCAAGCTTCCGGTTGAGGGGAAGGTCGTTGGCACCAACAAGGGTGGGCTGGTTGTATCGACCAAGGGGTTGCGAGCCTTTTGCCCCTTCTCCCAGATCGATCGGCATTTTGTGGAGGACGCGAAGGCCTACCTCGGCAAGAAGTTCTCCTTCCGGGTGATCTCTGCGGATCGCAAGGGTCGCAATGTGATTCTCTCCCGGCGTGTCATCCTGGACGAGGAAGCGCGCGGAAACGCAACTCGGGTGCGGGAGACGCTGGAGGTCGGTTCGGTGCTGACCGGGGTTGTTTCGCGGATTCGCCCGTTCGGCGCATTTGTGGACCTCGGCGGGCTGGACGGGCTCGTCCATGTGTCGGAGATCAGCTTCGGCCGCGTTGCGAATCCGAACGATGCGCTCAAGGTGGGACAGGAAGTTCAGGTGAAGGTGGTGAAGCTGGAGGACCTCGGAGGCGAGAAGGAGCGCGTCAGTCTTTCCATTCGGCAGCTTCTGGAGGATCCGTGGAAGACAATGACCGAGACGATGACCCCGGGGCAGTGGATCGAGGGCAAGGTTGTGCGTCTGGCGGATTTCGGAGCTTTTGTGGAAGTCGCTCCCGGAGTGGATGGCCTCGTCCATGTCTCGGAACTGGCGGACCACCGAGTGGAGAATCCCTCGGAGGTGCTCACAGTCGGGCAGGATGTGAAGACGCGAGTGGTGAGAGTCGACTCGGAGGCGCGGCGGATTTCGCTGTCGCTTCTGGAAGAGTCTGCATCTCCGGAGAGACAGAGCGGCGGTCGGCCTGAAGGAGGCCGGGGCAGTCGGGGGCGCCAGAGTGGTCGGGATCGCGGAGACCGCAACGACCGTGGTGGGAGTTCCAGGGGGGCCACGCGGGCCAGCAGCGGAGATGCTGGCGGGATGACCTCGATGGGCGAAGCCTTCGAGCGCCTTCGGGAGCGGACGACGGAAGAGTAG